The Cylindrospermopsis curvispora GIHE-G1 genome contains a region encoding:
- a CDS encoding homoserine dehydrogenase: protein MGVKLGILGLGTVGTGTVQLLQDLQGRHPLLQEVEICRIGVRSPNKSRPVNLPQEILSGDLSAIVNDPQIDIIVELMGGLEPARTLIMTAIENGKHVVTANKAVISRFGEEIFTAANASGVYVMFEAAVAGGIPVIKTLKQSLSVNKLHSIIGIVNGTTNYILTRMQTEGSELEEVLADAQRLGYAEADPTADIDGLDAGDKIAILASLGFGERINLQDVYCEGIRQITKTDIAYAGKLGFVIKLLAIAKNQTGDKSQLSVRVHPTLVSQTHPLASINGVYNAILVEGEPIGQVMFFGPGAGAGPTGSAVCSDILNLVATIKTNTAQANPLLSCRHKEYCHIAPISQLVTRFYARFLTKDHPGVIGKLGTCFGKYQVSLESVVQTGFQGEMAEIVVVTHDVKEGDFRQSLEEIHTMEAIDSIPSILRVL from the coding sequence GTGGGTGTAAAATTAGGAATCTTAGGATTGGGTACGGTGGGAACTGGAACTGTACAACTGTTACAGGACTTGCAAGGTCGTCACCCACTGTTACAGGAAGTGGAAATATGTCGCATAGGTGTGCGATCGCCAAACAAATCACGCCCGGTGAACTTACCCCAAGAAATCCTCAGCGGGGATTTATCAGCTATTGTCAATGACCCTCAGATAGATATCATTGTTGAGCTGATGGGTGGATTGGAACCTGCGCGAACACTCATTATGACGGCTATTGAAAATGGTAAACATGTAGTAACAGCAAACAAAGCTGTCATTTCACGATTCGGAGAAGAAATATTTACTGCTGCCAATGCTTCTGGTGTATATGTTATGTTTGAAGCTGCAGTAGCTGGTGGCATTCCCGTAATTAAAACCTTAAAGCAGTCTTTAAGTGTGAACAAGCTTCATAGTATTATTGGTATTGTAAACGGCACTACCAATTACATTCTCACGAGGATGCAGACGGAAGGGAGTGAACTAGAAGAAGTCCTAGCTGACGCACAAAGATTGGGATATGCGGAAGCAGATCCCACTGCTGATATTGATGGTTTAGACGCTGGGGATAAGATTGCTATTTTAGCGTCATTGGGGTTTGGAGAGAGAATTAACTTACAAGATGTTTATTGTGAAGGTATTCGTCAAATCACAAAAACAGACATTGCCTACGCTGGCAAATTAGGATTTGTGATTAAACTGCTAGCCATTGCTAAAAATCAAACGGGTGACAAATCCCAGTTGTCAGTGAGAGTTCACCCCACCCTAGTTTCTCAAACCCACCCCCTAGCTAGTATCAATGGTGTTTACAATGCCATTTTAGTAGAGGGGGAACCCATAGGTCAAGTGATGTTTTTTGGTCCGGGAGCGGGTGCTGGGCCAACGGGGAGTGCAGTTTGCTCAGATATATTAAATCTAGTAGCAACAATCAAGACTAATACTGCTCAAGCTAATCCACTCTTATCCTGTAGACATAAAGAATACTGCCACATAGCCCCCATATCTCAACTAGTCACCCGGTTCTATGCTCGATTTCTGACTAAGGACCACCCAGGGGTCATTGGTAAATTGGGGACTTGCTTTGGTAAATACCAAGTAAGTTTAGAATCCGTTGTGCAAACTGGTTTCCAGGGGGAAATGGCAGAAATTGTTGTTGTTACCCACGATGTTAAAGAAGGTGATTTTAGACAATCCCTAGAGGAAATCCACACCATGGAGGCCATAGATAGCATTCCTAGCATTTTACGAGTGCTTTAA
- a CDS encoding CAAD domain-containing protein — translation MEVEMQEPQYTETKTKETPIPDLSTQTGSITKLQPPPKSQEQWLKYGQEVSNFLGTLPEYLVGLFDKYKQPLLTLGLIVTAGVTVKVILAVLDSLNDIPLVAPTFELIGIGYSGWFVYRYLLKASTREELTSEIDTLKSQVFGQD, via the coding sequence ATGGAAGTCGAAATGCAAGAACCACAATACACAGAAACCAAAACCAAGGAAACTCCAATTCCAGATCTTAGTACCCAAACGGGGAGCATAACTAAACTCCAACCCCCGCCCAAATCTCAGGAACAATGGCTTAAATACGGTCAGGAGGTTTCTAACTTTTTGGGGACGCTGCCAGAATATCTAGTTGGGTTATTTGATAAGTATAAACAACCACTTCTTACCCTGGGATTAATAGTGACTGCTGGAGTAACTGTTAAGGTCATACTGGCTGTGCTAGATTCTTTAAATGATATTCCTTTGGTAGCGCCCACTTTTGAGCTAATTGGCATTGGCTACTCTGGTTGGTTTGTGTATCGCTATTTACTCAAAGCTTCTACCAGAGAGGAACTCACAAGTGAAATTGACACTTTAAAATCACAAGTTTTTGGGCAAGACTAA